The Bacteroidota bacterium region TAGGAATAATGAAAAACTGCCACCACTGGTGGCAGAAATTGCTTGGTCGCATAATATCATACTAATAGAAAAGTGTAAAGACTTGTTAGAAAGAGAGTTTTATATAAAAATGACAAAAAAATACGGCTGGTCAAAAAATATATTAATCCACCAAGTAGAAGGTAAAGCATACGAACGATTTTTAATAAATCAAACCAACTTTAACAAAGCATTAGAAGAGAAATACAAGCATCAGGCAAACTTAGCCGTGAAAGATAGTTATATGTTTGATTTTTTAGAATTAGCAGAAAATTACAAGGAACGAGAATTAGAGTTGGGTTTAATGAAAAATATTCGCAAATTTTTAGCTGAAATGGGCGGAGACTTTGCATTTATTGGAAATCAGTATCATTTAAAAGTTGGAGAAGAAAATTTTTATGTTGATATACTTTTGTACCATAGATTATTAAAATGTTTTGTAGCCATAAAATTAAAGACTGTAAAATTTAAGCCTGAATTTGCAGGGAAAATGCAATTTTACTTAACGGCTCTTGATGAATTGAAGAAACA contains the following coding sequences:
- a CDS encoding PDDEXK nuclease domain-containing protein, with product MSKIDKTAYKSFLEEIKEKIYQSRLQAMRAVNKELLALYTDIGRSIVEKQEQLAWGKSVVETLSKDLQNEFPGTDGFSSRNLWRMRTFHLEYRNNEKLPPLVAEIAWSHNIILIEKCKDLLEREFYIKMTKKYGWSKNILIHQVEGKAYERFLINQTNFNKALEEKYKHQANLAVKDSYMFDFLELAENYKERELELGLMKNIRKFLAEMGGDFAFIGNQYHLKVGEENFYVDILLYHRLLKCFVAIKLKTVKFKPEFAGKMQFYLTALDELKKHPSENPSIGIIVCKTKDRTVVEFALKQINSPMGIADYSIEKTLPEDFKKYLPTPEEIIDSLDNFDSFKE